AATAAGATAGCACATGGTCTACATGGAATTTTTTAGGTCAttcagatttatatgtccagagTTTCAAGTTGAAGGTTCTTCACGGATGTGGTCAAAACTCTAAAGTAACAATTGAATAAGATTTGGTGAAATGCATATTCTTATGCACCAAATCAACAGAGTGAGACTGAAAGATGATATGTAAGGACCTTGTAGCTCATCGTGTGATTGAAATTGAAAGACTTCTCAAGCAAGACTTACAAAACAACAAATGAACACAGCATATGATAAGATAGAAGGAAGGAACGTTTGCGTTGCTAATAAGTGGATCACTcgtgaagaaaaaacaaatttatgaaaTGCAAGCAGGGGAGCAATTTGATGTTAAGCCAGAACCATATGTTAATAGGGGCAATAGACCATGGGATTAACCAAACTTAAAAATGACCTTATGTCACTTGACACTTGTGCCAATAAGAACATGGACAATAACACAGATAGAAACGTGAATGGCAAGGTTTCTACTTTCAAAAAAGCTTTAGAAACGTGgtattaattttaaatccaATGTTGTAAGCAGAACAGATTCCTAGTCGTGAGCAGATCtatatctttttgttttctgccTTATCCTGTTCCAATTCCAAAGATTGACAAGCACCAGTGAGGTAATTGTTGGAAATAACAGCGCAAAAACAATTCAAATGTTCCAAACTCCCACAATTTAACAATTGGAATTTAGAAATTATATCATTGTCAAAAAACGAACACaaacaaaagacataaaagCTCAAACAACGAGAAATAGAAATGAAATGAGAGAGGAATTTGCGAAGAACCTCGGAGTCCGGAGCGTCGTTAGCTTCAACATTTTCACGCTCTGGAAAtggaaacagaaaaaaaaagttaatgattggagaaggaggaagaatTAGGAGGGTAAGAGAGGGAAAGTGTGAGACCAAGGGCTCGCAGTGTCCAAAAGCGCTTCAAAATGGAATGAATCAGATCCTGTGTACCCAATTTGAACGAAGAATAAGTCAGGTAGGTATTTAGAAAATCAAAATTGTGGTGTAAAGAGAAGAGAGGGAGGAAAGGATTTAAGGGTTGTACACACTCGAAGGTGATTTCCTCCATCATACAGCAATACTTTATCTGCTCTACCGATCACCGCCACAACCTTCGCCACCGCACAGTTCGGTCACACTCGTTTGGAGGGAAAGGGAGAACTTGGGTGCTAAATAAGAATACGGTTACTTCAGCATGTTTGGATTGCGCTATGTTTTTGGGTTTTTCCTCCTGGAAGgtcattgataaaataaataatttcaattattggtaaaaattaataattatttttttattatacttataattatttctgattaattaatagtataaaaatccCTCATTATATCGTGCAGAAAAATTCAACTCTTAATAgctaatagattttttttattgttttatctttcataattgattaagttaaatttaaagTTAACGTACTATTACAAATAACTTCACTTTTTTAACCTTATCATAGACAAAACGGCATGTTTTAAACAATCCAAAGGAAGTAgactgttttaaaaatatttttaatataacataattaaatatagaaCTGATTTCATATAATCAATTTCTATAAACAATATTGATTATATGAATAATCAATaactgaaattattttttgaataatttaatcTAAATACACACTGACTTTggatataaagtttaaaaattaaaaatattttaaattaaagaaaaaaaaacatatgaataAATTTAACTTTCTCACTTCAAAGGATAAAACTCGTGTACAATTTTACAGGTGCTAGTTGTATCGTTaagcaattaaaattaaagtttcatcttaataatctaaaaaataaaatgttttgtatgaaaatttactttaaattattaaagGAGAAATGCTACATGAATATACAAATGAGTTATTTGACATTTATAGAACGGAAGAAAAATATATCTATAAATATGATAGGACATAATATAATAGggcaaaaaagttaaaaataaataaaaatattgaatgaatatttaaaataatgagatatttgggtattattaaatttattaaaatgaaactcATACTTTAATCGAAGAAAAGTATAAACAACACTTATAAAATTGTATGTAATTAAGTTTTGTCCCAATTCAAATTCATGACAGACACTAACAATTTTTCCGaaaaaattcctaaaatataatttacatggtGTAAGAGCTTCTCAATTTAGTGTCAGTGGCGCGCAACATCTGCTATCGTTAAAgctgaaaacaaattaaagcaaAGGCTTTTGATCCCAATGAGGtttggaaatatatatatatatatatatgcgagGATTTCAAAATGGATCACGCGCGTCcagttataatattttgttatgaCGACTATCTTTTTAAGACAATAAATTACTTTAGTCTTTCAGGTTTTTTGTAGCTTAATTTTCAGACTGTAACCTTCAAACATTATGGGAGGTCGCGGCTGTTTCTAGGTACGTGGTAGGTTGACAGGGTTGTGGTGAATCACCAAGGCTCATGGTGGCAATATATCCTGATTGTTTATTAGTTGCATTAATTAGTTGTCATTGTTTATTCTATCGTCTATTCTTCAAATTCAGGACAaataattttcttcatttttttagatAGATGAATTTCCCTTACTCAactcacttttttcttcttcttataacAGTACTTTGTCCTGCAAGGCTGCAACCAAGTTATTGGAATGGTTGCTTAATGGAACAAACAATAAGCAACCCCGGAAGTGAAACTTGCTCTGTGGCTGATGATAGTCAATGGTCTTATTATGCCTGCACTACTCAATATCATGAtgctaacaaaacataaaagaacaaaaaagttTGTGAAAATCAGATGTacccaaatattaattaattattcttgtGTGATTTACTAGTAAAGTTTTGAAAGGAAAATTATATCAGTGACAAACCTTAATTAATTAGCACAGAATGAAGTTTGGGAATCTGGTTTGGAGATCCGATTATATTCTCTTACTAAAACCAGAAAACCATATACTATAAGTTATGGTCTGCATTTATTATTGCAAACCCAAGCTATATTAGTGTGAGGATTTAATTAACCTTGcaagtgttttaaaattttaaaaagagaacTTGGCATGCAGATTCAAACCAATGGAATTACAGCTCCCACACCCTAATCTCCCCGTCAAGGCTTCCACTGAAGAGCGTAACAATGGCGTTTGAGTCTCTCTCACCCTCAGCGTCCGAAAATGCTACCAACGACTTCACCGGTTTCTCGTGCCCTTCCAACACAGCCCTGCAAAAATACCCATTAGTACTCCCTCTCTCCCGTTGCCAGATCCTAACCGTTAAATCCGCTGACGCACTCGCCAACAACCCCGCCACGTGGATCAGACACAATATGGCCCCACCATGACCCCTTAGAGTCTCCATCTCAACGATGCCGTTCTTCCCACACTCCCACCGGCATATCTCGCCATCGCAACCGCCGGAAAACAACCCCGCCCCACCACCCTCCAACGCAAGTGCGTTTACCGTTGACTTCTGCCTCCCTATGTTGCTCACCAACTTGTGCCGTTTCGCCTCGCCGTCCCTCCTCCAAACCTTAATGCTCCCATCCGCGGACGCCGTGTAAACAGTGCCGTCGCCGTTAACAGCAACGGCATTAATCGCGTCCTCGTGCGCCTTAACGGACTCCAAACACCGGTAACTCAGCAAGTCCCACACCTTAAAGCTTCTATCCCACGAAACCGAATACATAAACCTCTCGTTAACCGCCAAACCCGAAACGGTGTCAGAATGTTTGATCCAGAGCCTCGTCTTGTGGCGTCGTACGGTAACGTAGTTTCGGGGTACTATGCAGCGGCGCAGGCGGTCCGTTACGGTGGGGAGGGAGGAGAGGAGACGGTGTCGTTTTGAGGGAGTGATGAGCCAGACGCGAATCTTGCGGTCTTGGTGGGCGGTGAAGACTTTTGAGTTGGTGAAGGTGATGGACTTGACGAAGCCTGAGGAGGGGCTTTGGTTGAAGGAGTCGATGTGGGAGTAATGGGTGAGTTCGAAGACGTTGATGAGGTTGAGGGATGCGGCGTAGAGGAGATTGCGGTGGACGGCGAGGCAGGTGATGTGGGGTGTTAGGGTTTTCAGGTTAGTGATGCAATGGCGCTTCTTGAGGATTATGGAATCGTTCATTTTGGATGGTGATGATGGAGTGTAGCTGAAGCGGGAACAACATAAGTAGTTGTTGGAGAGGCACGTGGCATATGTGAAAGGCTAAACACTTGGCAGATGGAGAATGCTCAAAGGAGTAGCTTGGTGGGGTAATAAAGGAAGTGGCGGGGTCCACCAG
This region of Glycine soja cultivar W05 chromosome 17, ASM419377v2, whole genome shotgun sequence genomic DNA includes:
- the LOC114393242 gene encoding protein JINGUBANG-like: MNDSIILKKRHCITNLKTLTPHITCLAVHRNLLYAASLNLINVFELTHYSHIDSFNQSPSSGFVKSITFTNSKVFTAHQDRKIRVWLITPSKRHRLLSSLPTVTDRLRRCIVPRNYVTVRRHKTRLWIKHSDTVSGLAVNERFMYSVSWDRSFKVWDLLSYRCLESVKAHEDAINAVAVNGDGTVYTASADGSIKVWRRDGEAKRHKLVSNIGRQKSTVNALALEGGGAGLFSGGCDGEICRWECGKNGIVEMETLRGHGGAILCLIHVAGLLASASADLTVRIWQRERGSTNGYFCRAVLEGHEKPVKSLVAFSDAEGERDSNAIVTLFSGSLDGEIRVWEL